The following coding sequences are from one Camarhynchus parvulus chromosome 1, STF_HiC, whole genome shotgun sequence window:
- the LOC115905180 gene encoding putative N-acetylated-alpha-linked acidic dipeptidase, whose protein sequence is MCTSLGARSESAGPRAARGRLWAVVLGAAAGFFLLGFLIGWFAKPTDMKTSLSTHEDMRTAFMAEMKAENIKQFLYNFTRLPHLAGTKENMHLAQQIQAEWKKFGLDSVQLVHYDVLLSYPDDTKPNYISIIDEHGNEVFNTSLSEPPPPGYEAVRDVVPPYSAFSAQGVPEGELVYVNYGRTEDFFTLERDMGINCTGKIVIARYGKIFRGNKVKNAELAGAKGIILYSDPADYCAPGVDPYPNGWDLPGGGAQRGNVLNLNGAGDPLTPGYPAKEYTYRLDKSSGVGLPKIPVHPIGYHDAEALLRNMGGHAPPHSSWKGNLNVSYNVGPGFTEDYSSRKVKMHIHSNNEVRRIYNVIGTIRGTVEPDRYVILGGHRDSWVFGGIDPQSGAAVVHEIVRSFGKLKNEGWRPRRTVIFASWDAEEFGLLGSTEWAEENAKILQARGVAYINADSSVEGNYTLRVDCTPLMYSLVYSLTKKIPSPDEGFEGKSLYESWYKKNPSSEYKEVPRINKLGSGNDFEAFFQRLGIASGRARYSKNWNVEKYSSYPVYHSVYETYEIVEQFYDPTFKNHLTVAQVRGGLVFELANSVVLPFDCRDYASAVSNYAHIIYNLSRNHEEELATYSVSFDALFSAVKNFTEVAASFHERLQQINLNNLLAVRSLNDQLMFLERAFIDPLGLPGRPFYRHVIFAPSSHNKYAGESFPGIYDAMFDIESKTDQREAWEEVKRQISIAAFTVQAAADTLKEVA, encoded by the exons ATGTGCACGTCGCTCGGTGCCCGCTCGGAGTCGGCcggccccagggcagccaggggcCGCCTCTGGGCTGTCGTCCTGGGAGCGGCGGCGGGCTTCTTCCTCCTCGGGTTCCTCATCG GCTGGTTTGCAAAACCTACAGATATGAAGACATCTCTGAGTACTCATGAGGACATGAGGACAGCATTTATGGCTGAAATGAAAGCGGAAAACATCAAGCAGTTTCTTTA CAATTTTACACGGCTTCCTCACCTAGcaggaacaaaggaaaatatgcaTCTGGCACAGCAAATCCAAGCTGAGTGGAAGAAATTTGGTTTGGATTCGGTTCAGTTGGTTCATTATGATGTCTTGCTCTCTTACCCTGATGACACTAAGCCCAACTACATCTCAATAATTGATGAGCATGGCAATGAG GTTTTCAACACATCATTGTCtgagcctcctcctccaggaTATGAGGCTGTTAGAGATGTGGTGCCACCCTACAGTGCCTTTTCAGCCCAAGGAGTGCCCGAG GGTGAGTTGGTGTATGTGAATTATGGCCGCACCGAGGACTTCTTCACGTTAGAACGTGACATGGGAATTAACTGTACAGGAAAGATTGTTATTGCCAGATACGGGAAgatcttcagaggaaataaG GTGAAGAATGCTGAATTGGCAGGTGCCAAGGGAATTATTCTGTACTCTGACCCTGCTGACTACTGTGCACCTGGAGTAGATCCTTATCCAAATGGCTGGGACCTTCCAGGTGGAGGAGCCCAGCGTGGGAATGTATTAAACCTGAATGGAGCAGGGGATCCTCTGACTCCAGGTTATCCTGCAAAAG aataCACGTACCGATTAGACAAAAGCAGTGGTGTCGgtctcccaaaaattccagttCATCCTATTGGCTATCATGATGCAGAGGCATTACTGCG TAATATGGGAGGACATGCACCACCTCATAGTAGCTGGAAAGGAAATTTGAATGTATCTTACAACGTTGGTCCTGGATTTACAGAAGATTACTCTTCAAG AAAGGTGAAAATGCATATTCATAGCAACAATGAAGTAAGAAGGATTTACAATGTGATTGGTACCATCAGAGGCACAGTGGAACCAG ACAGATATGTCATCCTGGGAGGCCACCGTGACTCATGGGTATTTGGTGGCATTGATCCTCAGAGTGGGGCAGCTGTGGTTCATGAGATTGTGAGGAGctttggaaaactgaaaaatgaag GATGGAGACCAAGGAGAACAGTGATATTTGCGAGCTGGGATGCAGAGGAATTTGGCTTGTTAGGATCAACAGAGTGGGCTGAG gaAAATGCCAAAATATTGCAAGCACGGGGAGTGGCTTATATCAATGCAGATTCTTCTGTTGAAG GAAACTACACACTGCGAGTGGATTGCACACCACTGATGTACAGCCTGGTTTACAGTCTGACTAAAAAG ATACCAAGTCCTGATGAGGGCTTTGAAGGAAAATCTCTTTATGAGAGCTggtataaaaaaaatccatcaagTGAATATAAAGAGGTCCCCAG AATAAATAAACTGGGTTCTGGCAATGACTTTGAAGCATTTTTTCAACGTCTTGGCATTGCTTCAGGCAGAGCACGTTACAGTAAAAATTGG AATGTGGAAAAATACAGCAGCTATCCAGTTTACCACAGTGTCTATGAAACCTATGAAATTGTGGAACAGTTTTATGATCCCACTTTCAAGAATCATCTGACAGTAGCTCAGGTACGGGGAGGGCTGGTGTTCGAATTGGCCAACTCTGTTGTGCTTCCCTTTGACTGTAGAGATTATGCATCAGCTGTGAGCAACTATGCTCACATCATCTATAATTTGTCAAGGAATCATGAAGAGGAGCTGGCAACATACAGTGTATCTTTTG aTGCTCTGTTTTCAGCAGTGAAGAATTTTACAGAAGTTGCTGCTAGCTTTCATGAGAGACTGCAACAAATAAATCTCAATAA tttgCTTGCTGTCAGATCACTAAATGATCAGCTCATGTTTCTAGAAAGGGCTTTCATCGACCCTCTTGGATTACCTGGCAGGCCGTTCTATAG ACATGTTATCTTTGCTCCAAGCAGCCACAACAAATATGCAGGAGAATCCTTCCCAGGAATCTATGATGCCATGTTTGATATTGAAAGCAAAACTGATCAACGTGAAGCCTGGGAAGAAGTGAAGAGGCAAATTTCCATTGCAGCTTTcactgtgcaggcagcagcagacacACTGAAGGAAGTAGCATAA